In one Drosophila albomicans strain 15112-1751.03 chromosome X, ASM965048v2, whole genome shotgun sequence genomic region, the following are encoded:
- the LOC117577902 gene encoding probable basic-leucine zipper transcription factor Q, with the protein MKDTNGNSNSSSSNAHAANGNSNNGNGNNNNNNNSNTVASGNAAVAGTPPTAQQTAATVATGQQSLQPQQQQQQQQSQQAGGQQQLTPRKSNIHELRNQDYVSRLMAATPPYLYSAPVGPNNYFFSDMLRSLVQTRNNETARVLQLQQQQQQQQQQQQQQQQQQQQQQAALVRRSRKRSWSHRPYYEQLRERRDAEEKQQHQQQQQQQQQQQQHQQHHQQQQQQQQQQLQHVSSTATTTVEKPLELTNKSAATPTPTPTPYAYTKLETKPLVKAALGGAVDNTLQDNTPPAASLPPQDLVLPPPPPVWYPPLYAPYGIDPLHFFIDLRVSGHIYDRKKENVSPLSNSNNSSSATSASATAAAAAGALLSAEDSAAAAAAASNLSSSNNLLSKQRHGSAFTVPIPKSAQSDAINLCANGGNSSLTDNPAAALGKFEHYAKYYDLGESKENNQPAASTAAAAAAAAAAAANLSKSGASYMLQHLPRLYSQFAAQQEAAAAAAVGVGVVGGCDLDAKSESASACADLCDDDSLGRGSSDTAGALLESNSLQNDRDIDVEIIDSIKYRTDGESSRCSSNDEASVTQID; encoded by the coding sequence ATGAAGGACaccaacggcaacagcaacagcagcagcagcaatgcacACGCGGCCAACGGCAATAGtaacaatggcaacggcaacaacaacaacaacaacaacagcaacactgtCGCCAGTGGCAACGCCGCTGTGGCTGGCACGCCCCCAACGGCTCAGCAAACAgcggcaacagttgcaacGGGACAACAGTCgctgcagccacagcaacagcaacagcagcagcagtcacagCAAGCAGGaggacaacagcaactgacGCCGCGGAAGAGCAACATTCATGAGCTGCGCAATCAGGATTATGTGAGCCGCCTTAtggctgccacgcccccataTTTGTACTCGGCTCCCGTGGGTCCGAACAATTACTTCTTCAGCGATATGCTGCGCTCGCTGGTGCAGACGCGCAACAACGAGACGGCGCGagtgttgcaactgcagcagcagcagcaacagcaacagcagcaacaacaacagcagcaacaacaacagcagcaacagcaggcggCATTGGTGCGACGATCGAGGAAGCGTTCGTGGTCGCATCGTCCTTACTACGAGCAGCTGCGTGAGCGTCGCGATGCCGAGGagaaacagcaacatcaacagcagcagcaacaacaacagcagcagcagcaacatcaacagcatcaccagcaacagcagcaacaacaacagcaacagctgcaacatgTGAGCAGCACGGCAACAACCACGGTTGAGAAGCCACTCGAATTGACCAACAAGTcagcagccacgcccacacctACGCCCACGCCGTACGCGTACACAAAGCTGGAGACAAAGCCGCTGGTGAAAGCAGCATTGGGCGGTGCCGTCGACAACACGCTGCAGGACAACACGCCGCCAGCAGCGTCGTTGCCGCCACAGGATCTGGTGTTGCCTCCCCCGCCCCCGGTGTGGTATCCACCGTTGTATGCACCGTACGGCATCGATCCGCTGCACTTCTTCATCGATCTGCGCGTCTCGGGGCACATCTACGACCGCAAGAAGGAGAACGTCTCGCCGCtctccaacagcaacaacagcagcagcgccaccTCAGCGTCAGCAaccgctgcagctgctgctggtgctctCCTCTCCGCAGAGgattcagcagcagcagcagccgctgcgaGCAACTTGTCGAGCAGCAACAATCTGCTGAGCAAGCAGCGACATGGCTCCGCCTTCACAGTCCCCATCCCGAAGTCAGCGCAGAGCGATGCCATCAATCTGTGCGCCaacggcggcaacagcagTCTAACCGACAATCCGGCTGCTGCGCTGGGCAAGTTCGAACACTATGCCAAGTACTATGATCTAGGCGAGAGCAAGGAGAACAATCAACCGGCAgccagcacagcagcagcagctgctgctgccgccgccgctgcagcGAATTTGTCCAAGTCGGGCGCCAGTTATATGCTGCAGCATCTGCCGCGACTTTACAGTCAGTTCGCCGCTCAACAggaggcggcggcagcggccgCTGTCGGTGTTGGTGTTGTCGGTGGCTGTGATCTCGATGCCAAGTCGGAGTCGGCTTCGGCTTGTGCCGATTTGTGTGACGATGATTCGCTGGGACGCGGTTCGAGTGACACCGCTGGCGCTCTGCTCGAGAGCAACAGCTTGCAGAACGATCGGGACATCGATGTCGAGATCATTGACTCCATCAAGTATCGCACCGATGGCGAGAGCAGCCGCTGCTCCAGCAACGATGAGGCCTCCGT